The genomic window ATACCCGGGTGTTACGCACTGCTCTGGGCGGGCGCCTTCCCGAGGCGCAGGTCGGAGGAGCCCAGGCCCGGCGACCACCCCACGGCCAGTGGGCCCATGGCCCGTGAGCCCGTGGTCCGTGAGCCCGAGGAGCGCAGTTCCGGGAACCGCAGTTCCGAGGACCGCAATTCTGAAGAAGCCGGCTGACCGAGCCGCCGCCTACGGTGACAGGGCAAGCACGACGAGCGTCGACCAGGAGCACGAAATGATCAAGGGACTCGCCATTTCCACCGTCTGGGTCCTCGACCAGGACCGGGCCAAGGAGTTCTACACCGAGAAGCTCGGCCTCGAGGTGCGCAACGACATGACGATGGGCGAGGGCGGTATGCGCTGGCTCACCGTCGGAGCGAAGGACCAGCCGGACGTCGAGCTGACCCTGATGGTCCCCGGCGTGCCGGTCATGGATCCCGAGTCGGCGGAGGCGATCAAGAGGCTGGTCGCGAAGGGCATCCTCGGCGCGGGGGTCCTGACCACGGACGACATCCACGGTGACTACGCCAGGCTGAAGGAGAAGGGCGTGGAGTTCCTTCAGGAGCCGCAGGAGCGTCCGTACGGCACGGAGGCGATCTTCCGGGACGACTCCGGCAACTGGTTCTCGTTCACGCAGCGCCGTGAGGGGGGCCTGGACCTGGACAAGGACTGGGCCTGCTAGGCCGTGTCTGACAAATCCCGCCTGGTGCGCGGCGTCCGGCACGCACTCCCCCGTAGCCCTTCGGGCACGGGAGGTGCCCCCACGCTGCGTTGTCGGAGTCATCCGAGTACGTCCAGTACGAGGATGATCCTCCGCCGTGCGATTGCACGCACCGGACGCCGCGCACCCCGCCCTGCGGGCGGACGGCGCCATGTGTCAGACACGACCTAGTCGGGGGTCAGTCCGCGAGCCGCGGCATCGGGAAGCTGCCGGTGCTCGTCGGGGCGTGCTCCGGGAGCCAGAGCACGGCGATCGCGCCACCGGAGCCGCTGCCCTGTGCCGCCGCGCCCTCGGGGTTCGCGCCCTCGGGGTTCGCATTGCGGAACGTGAGCCGGGCGCCGAGGACCCGGGCCTGGCCGGCCGCGATCGTCAGGCCCAGCCCGTGGCCCTGACCGGCGCGGTCGCTCGTGCCGGTGCGGAACCGGCTCGGGCCCTCGTGCAGCAGCGCCTCGGGAAAGCCGGGGCCGTGGTCGCGCACCCGCACGACCCGGCCCTCGATGGTGACCTCGACCGGCGTTCTGCCGTGCTTGGCGGCGTTCGCCAGGAGATTGCCGAGGATCCGTTCGAGCCGGCGCGGATCGGTGTTGACCCAGGACTCGTGCACGACCCGCACGATCGCGTCCGGGTCCAGCACGGAGACGCGCCTGCCGACGAACTCGCCCAGTGCTATCTCCTGGAGCTCGGCCCGCTCCGAGGCGCTGTCGAGCCGGGCGACCTCCAGCACGTCCTCGACGAGGGTGCGCATGGCCTGGGCCCGGTCCCGTACGAGCTCGGTGGGGCGGCCCGGGGGCAGCAGCTCGGCCGCCGTGAGCAGGCCGGTCACCGGTGTGCGCAGCTCGTGGGCGATGTCGGCGGTGACGCGCCGCTCCGCCTCGATGCGCGCGTTGAGCGCGTCGGTCAGGTGGTCGACGGCGCGCGCCAGCTCGTCGGTCTCGTCGCGGACGACTCCGCCGACGGCCTTGCGGACCCGCACCTCCGTGTTGCCCTGTGCGACCTTGCCGGCGGCGGCCGCGGCCTTGCGCAGCCGGCGGGAGAGCTGGCCGCCGATCAGCACACCGAGCGCGGAGCCGGCGAAGACCACCGACACCGAGCCGATGATCAGGGCACGGTCGAGGTCCTTCATGATCGTCGCACTGCGGTCGGCGATCCGGTTGTGCAGGGACAGGACGTCCCCGTTGCCGAGCGGCACGGCCGCCCAGATGTCCGGGGCGCCGCTGTGGTGCTCCTGCACGTAGGTCGCCTGGCGGCCGTCCTCGAGCAGGTAGCGCAGTTCGCGCGGGAGCGCGGGGTCGTTGAGCTTGGTGCCGAACTTGGGCTCGGTCTTGGGCTTGGTGGTCTCGTAGATGCGCTGGGCGAAGAGCAACCGGTTCATCTGGAGATCGCGCGCGCTGTCGAGCATCGAGACCCGCGCCGAGTTGTGGACGACCAGGCTCAGGGCGACCGCGATCAGCGCACCGACGCCGGCGATCGCGACGCTGATCTTCCACCGGACGCCCGTGCGCAGGGCGAGACGCTTCATGCCGGATCCTGTCCCGTTCCGGGGCGGGGCGCGCGGCGCCTCATGCCTTGAGCTTGTAGCCGAAGCCGCGGACCGTTTCGATCCGGTCCTGGCCGATCTTCGTGCGGAGCCGCTGCACATGGACGTCGACGACGCGGGTGTCGCCGCCCCAGCCGTAGTCCCAGACCCGCTCCAGCAGCTTGTCCCGGGACAGCACCGTGCCCGGCGCGGACGAGAACTCCAGCAGCAGTCGCATCTCCGTCGGCGTCAGCCCGACCGGCTCGCCGGCCCGGCGCACCTCCATGCCCTCCGTGTCGACCTCCAGGTCGCCGAAGGTCAGCACCCCTCCCGCGCCCGGCTGCCCCGGCTCGCCGGAGTCGCCCGAAGCGCCGCTCGCGTGTCCGAAGCGCCGCAGCACCGCGCGGATCCGTGCGACGAGCACGGCCCCGTCGAACGGCTTGGTCACGTAGTCGTCGGCGCCCGCCTCCAGGCCCAGGACGACATCGATCGAGTCCGCCCGGGCGGACAGCATGATCACGGGCACGGTCGACTCGTCCCGGATCCGCCGGCACAGGCTGACGCCGTCGAGACCCGGCAGCATCACGTCGAGCAGCGCGATGTCGGGCCGGTCGGCGCGGAATGCCTCCAGTCCGGCCAGCCCGTCCGGCATCGCGGTCACCGTGAAGCCGTCGCGCTCCAGAGCGAGCTGGGTGGCCTCACGGATGACGTCGTCGTCCTCCACGAACAGGACATGTGTCTCGGCCATCCGGCTGTGCTCCGCTGCTCTCTCGGTCTTGTCTCGGTCGGTCTCGGTCGGTCTCGGTCGGTCTCGGTCGGTCTTGGTCTTGGTGTTGTCTCGGTCTCGGTCTCGGTCTCGGTCCGGGGGTGTCGGGGTCGGGGTCGGTGTCGGTCTTGTGCGTGTCCGGGCGCCGCTCAGCTGGTGCCCGCCGCGGAGGGCACCGGCTCCTCCGCGATGCCGCCGTCGACCGACCGGCTGTACTCGTTCTCCACCCGGTCGTGCTCGACGAACCTGTTCCCGGTCCAGCGGTACGTGACCACGATCTCGCCGGAGGGGTAGGAGACCGGGTCGCCCTTCGCGTACACCTGCCTGGTGACGATCAGATCGCCGCGGTCGATCGTCGAGTAGACCGCCGGCTCCTCGGCGCCGAACACATTCTCGTAGCTGTCGTCGTCCTCGCGGTAGACGAAGGTGCCGACCCCCACCGCGTCTCCGCACGTCAGCACATTCACCACGACGTCCGGGACCGGGCTGCTGGTGAGGTTCCCGTACGACGTGTCGATGGGGTACGCGTCCCCTGCGCAGCGCTTCAGATCGGCCTTGACCCGGTCGCTGACCTTGGGGTCCGCCATGACCAGCCGGACCGCGTCGACCTTCTTCACCGGTGAGGCCGTGGTGGAGGGCCCGGTGGTCGACGGGGTCTGCGCCACCGGATCGGTCCGCGCGGGGCCCTCGTCACGGGCGCCCGTGCCACCGGTCGAGCAGCCGGCCGCGAGCAGCCCGAAGGCGGCGAGCCCGGCCACTGCCGTGCCACTCGCCGCCCATCGGCCGATGCCGCCTCTGGCGCTGCTGCCGTCTCCGGCTAGGCCGCGCAACGCTCCCGCCCCCGTCCCTCACGACGTGCGTACGTACGATCTCCACGCTGCGCGGGGACCACCGGCCTGCGGCTCTCCAGCCCCCGGCCTTCGCGCTCGCGGTTCTCCAGCTCCTGGCGGAGCCGGGCGAGCGCCCGGTGCAGCGTGCTCTTCACCGTACCTGTCGACATACCGAGCGCGGCGGCGGTCTCCTCGGTGCTCATCTGCTCCCAGTGCCGCAGCACGACCACGCTGCGCTGCTTGGGCGCGAGCACCTTCAGGACGTCCATCAGCAGCGCCCGGTCCGCGTGCTGCTCGGTGGCGTCGTCGACGCTGGCGTCCGGCAGCTGCTCGGTCGGGACCTCTTCGAGCTTGCGCGCCCGCCACCACTCGGTCCGGGTGTTGATCATGACACGGCGGAGGTAGGCGTCGGCCAGCGACTTGTCGGCTATGCCCTCCCAGCGGCCGTACGTCCGCACCAGCGCCGTCTGCAGCAGGTCCTGGGCCTCCACCGGGTCGGGGACGAGCCGTCGGGCGCTACGCAGCAGCGCCTCCTGCCGAGTGCGTACGTACTCCTCGAATTCGAGCACCTCGCCGTGCGCCATCGTGAACCGCCTCCATCCCCGTAACCAAGCCCCGTGACAACGCTGCGCTGCCGTGTGACCTCGTGGTTTCCCTTACATCACGAGAACCTACGGAGCTGTTGTCACGGGGCTGTCCGAGGCAGCCGTCGGAGGGCGCACGGCCATCCATCGGTTGTGTAACAGCGGCACATGCCGGGGTTCGGCCGGGGAATCTCAGGTGAGAGGCAGCCGGAACCGATCATTCTCCAGTGGCTCGACCAAACCGTCCGAGACCAGCCCGTCCAGGGCGCGGGCCCGCTGGACCGGTTCGTCCCAGACCCGGTCCAGGACCGCCCGGTGCACCGGCCCGACCGCCTCGCGCAGCACCGCGAGCAGCTTGCCCCGCACCTGGCGGTCCGTGCCCGCGTACGTCTGGCCGCGCCGCGCCGGACCGTCGTGCGCCGGCTTCCCGGCCAGCCGCCAGGCGCACTGCCGGGCCACCGGGCAGCGCCCGCAGTCCTCGTTGCGCGCCGTGCAGACGAGCGCGCCGAGCTCCATCGAGGCCGCCGCCCAGCGGGCCGCCGTCGACTCGTCGTCGGGCAGCAGGGTGCGGGCCAGCCGGCGCTCGGCGGCCGTGGTGGCGTTCGGCGGGTACTGGATACCGGTCGCGGCGCGGGCGAACACCCGGCGGACGTTCGTGTCCAGCACCGGGTGCCGCTGCCCGTAGGCGAACGACGCCACGGCGGCCGCCGTGTACTCCCCGATCCCGGGCAGGGCGAGCAGCTGTGCGTGGTCGCGCGGCACGTCGCCGCCGTGCCGCTCCGTTATCGCCACCGCCGCACCGTGCAGCCTTAGCGCACGGCGGGGGTAGCCGAGCCGGCCCCAGGCGCGGACGGCCTCGCCCGGTGCCTCCGCGGCCAGGTCGGCGGGGCGCGGCCAGCGGGCGAGCCACTGCTCGTACACGGGGAGCACACGGCTCACAGGGGTCTGCTGGAGCATGAACTCACTGACCATCACTCCCCAGGCGCCGGCCTCGGGACGGCGCCAGGGCAGGTCGCGGGCGTGCTGGTCGAACCAGGCGAGGACGGGGGCATGGAGGCCGTGGTGGCGCTCGGTGAGGTCGGCGGAATGGTCCGGGGAGACGGCGGTGGGTCCGTCCGGAGGGACGTCGGCCGGGGTGCCGGCGGGGACGTCCGTGGCGGGGGAGGTCATCTCGGTCGCAGTCATGGCACTTCCGATCCTGGCATGCTCAGGGCCGTGGGCCGGGCATATGCTCCGGGACGGCACCGGGCCCGGCGAGCCAGAGCACGACCGGCGACCTGCTGGTCCGCATGGCAGCGGCGAGCAAGGCGGCCGGGCGTGTCCCGCCGCGTACGACGGCCAAGGCGACGGCCGCACCGAGCAGCAGGCCGACGGCGACGTCGTGCGGGTAGTGGACCCCGACGAAGACCCGTGAGAACGCCATCAGCAGTGCGAGCGGTCCCAGGACGAGACCGGTGAGCGGGGCGCGTGGCCGGAGACGCGGCCGCGGCCCCGTTTCAGCCCCTGGCCCCGGCCCCGTCTCAGCCCCTGGCCCCGGCTTCGGCCGGGGCAGCGCGAGTACGAGGGCGACGGCCGCGGCGCCTGCGATCGTGGCGTGGTTGCTGGGGAACGACCAGTCGCCGACGGGCGGACACGGCACCAGCGACGCGACCGCCCCCGCGACCGCGCGGCACGGACGCTCCTCGTCCACGACGGACTTCAGCGACTCGCTGCACACATAGGCCACCGCGGTCGCGAGCGGAGCGAGGACGGCCACGGCCATCGCCCTCGCGTCCCCGTGCCGCGCCCGCCACCACGCGACGACGAACAGCGCCCCGAAGAGCAGCAGCCCTGCCTCCGTCCAGAGTTCGGCGAGCTGCCGCGCCCAGGGAGGCGTCGCGTGGGCGTAACCGGTGATGTCGCGGTAGAGGCCGCTCGGGAGATCGCTTTCCATGGGGAGTGACCGTACGCGTACGGGAGTTGAAGCGGCTCGACGCCGCCGGCCGGGGTGTCCCCGACAGGAAGCGGAGGTCAACGCGCCCCGCCCATGCGACTTTCGGGCCATGCCTGCTTACAGTGTGTGATGATGATCGACAAAGTCGTGCATCATGGGCGGCGGGTGGGGCGGGAGTTGCCTCCGATCTCTCGTACAGTTCGGTACGTGGGATCTCTGCGCAATCCGGTCGGGCCGCTTCCCTCCTCCATCTACTGGCGACGGAGGGCCATCGCCCTGTCCCTGCTGGCGCTGCTCGCGCTGCTGGTTGCCTGGGCCGTCACCTCCGGTGGCGGCGGAACGAGGAACTCCGGCGACGACGGCAGGCCGGGCGACGACAAGCCCGCCCCCTCGATCACGCCGGGGGACGATCCGTCGGGCCCGGCGATCAGCGAACAGCCGGGCGGGCGCGACGAGTCGGGAGACGGCGGCGGGTCGGGCGGCGGTGACGGCGGCGGCGACGCCGGCAGCACGGACGGCGGTGCGGACACCGGCAAGAACGGCGACCCGGGCGCGATCGGCGCGGCCAACGGCGGCGGCGCGAGCGCGGGCGCACAGGTCCCCGCCGGTTCCCCGCTGCCGAACTGCGCCCCCGGCACCTTGCAGTTGACCCTGACCAGTGCCAAGGTCGCCTACGCCCCCGGCGAGAAGCCGCGCTTCCAGCTCGTCGCGAAGAACACCTCCGATGTCACCTGCAAGGCGGACTTCGGACCCAAGTCGGCGGTGCTGACCGTCAGCGACACCACGGACGACGAGGTCTGGTCGTCGGCCGACTGCCCGAGCGGCAGCGGCAGTCTGCTCCTGCGGGTGCCCGCGAACTCGACGGTCAGCCACATCGTCGACTGGGACCGTCGCCACAGCGCCCCGCGCTGCGCCACGCCCCCGGCCGGCCAGGTCCTCGCCGGAACGTACCTGCTGGAGGCCCGCTTCGCGGGCGCGACGGCGACACCGGCCTCGTTCCGCCTGGACAAGGACTAGGGCAAGAACTCGGACAAGGGCAAGAACTCGGACAAGGGCAAGAGCCAGGACAAGGGCCAGGGCCAGAGCCAGGACAAGGACTGGAGGGCGCCCGGCGGATCGTGCCGGGCTGATCCGGACGCCAAGCCCTAGGTCGTGTCTGACACATGGCGCCGTCCGCCCGCAGGGCGGGGTGCGCGGCGTCCGGTGCGTGCAATCGCAAGGCGGAGGATCATCCTCGTACTGGACGTACTCGGATGACTCCGACAACGCAGCGTGGGGGCACCTCCCGTGCCCGAAGGGCTACGGGGGAGTGCGTGCCGGACGCCGCGCACCAGGCGGGATTTGTCAGACACGGCCTAGTGCTGTGGCCGAAAAGGTTCACCGGCTCGCGACGCCCGGCACGGCACCTCGCGGCGTTGTCGGATCGCCCGAGTACGCCCAGTACGAGGGCGGTCCTCCGCCTTGCGATGCACCGCACGGGACGCCGCGAGCATCCCGGCAAACCTTTCCGGCCACAGCACTAGACGTAACGCTCCAGGATCGACGACTCCGCGAGCCGCGACAGCCCCTCGCGCACACTGCGCGCCCGCGCCTCGCCGACGCCGTCGACCGCCTGGAGGTCGTCGACACTCGCCGCGAGAAGCTTCTGGAGGCCGCCGAAGTGCTCCACGAGCCGCTCGATGATCGTGCCCGGCAGCCGCGGCACCTTCGCGAGCAGCCGGTAACCGCGCGGCGAGACCGCTGAGTCCAGCGTCTCGGGCGAGCCGCTGTAGCCCAAGGCGCGGGCCACGATCGGCAGTTCGAGCAGCTCCGCGTGCGTCAGGTCGTTGAGCTCCGAGAGCGCCTCGTCGACGGTGCGCGACCGCTTCGCCGTCGGCTCCGGCACATAGTCCCGGACGACCAGCTCACGCTCCGGCTCCACCCCCGCGATCAACTCGTCGAGCTGGAGGGCGAGCAGCCGCCCGTCGGTGCCGAGCTCGACCACGTACTCCGCGATCTCCGTCGCGATCCGGCGCACCATCTCCAGACGCTGCGCGACCGCCGTGACGTCGCGGACCGTCACCAGGTCCTCGATCTCCAGCGCGGAGAGAGTGCCGGCGACCTCGTCCAGGCGCAGCTTGTAGCGCTCCAGTGTCGCCAGCGCCTGGTTCGCGCGGGACAGGATCGCCGCGGACTCCTCCAGGACGCGCCGCTCCCCGTCCACGTACAGCGCGATCAGCCTCATCGACTGGGAGACCGACACGACGGGGAAGCCGCACTGCTTGGAGACCCGGTCCGCGGTGCGGTGGCGGGTGCCGGTCTCCTCGGTCGGGATGGAGGCGTCCGGGACCAGCTGCACACCGGCCCGGTGGATCTTGGTGATGTCCTTGTCGAGGATGAGCGCCCCGTCGAGCTTGCACAGCTCGCGCAGGCGGGTCGCCGTGAACTCCACGTCCAGGACGAAGCCGCCCGTGCACATCGATTCGACCGTCTTGTCCATGCCGAGGACGATGAGACCGC from Streptomyces sp. FIT100 includes these protein-coding regions:
- the cseB gene encoding two-component system response regulator CseB → MAETHVLFVEDDDVIREATQLALERDGFTVTAMPDGLAGLEAFRADRPDIALLDVMLPGLDGVSLCRRIRDESTVPVIMLSARADSIDVVLGLEAGADDYVTKPFDGAVLVARIRAVLRRFGHASGASGDSGEPGQPGAGGVLTFGDLEVDTEGMEVRRAGEPVGLTPTEMRLLLEFSSAPGTVLSRDKLLERVWDYGWGGDTRVVDVHVQRLRTKIGQDRIETVRGFGYKLKA
- the disA gene encoding DNA integrity scanning diadenylate cyclase DisA — encoded protein: MAANDRGAAPGKSGGGSGGSGTEALMRASLSAVAPGTALRDGLERILRGNTGGLIVLGMDKTVESMCTGGFVLDVEFTATRLRELCKLDGALILDKDITKIHRAGVQLVPDASIPTEETGTRHRTADRVSKQCGFPVVSVSQSMRLIALYVDGERRVLEESAAILSRANQALATLERYKLRLDEVAGTLSALEIEDLVTVRDVTAVAQRLEMVRRIATEIAEYVVELGTDGRLLALQLDELIAGVEPERELVVRDYVPEPTAKRSRTVDEALSELNDLTHAELLELPIVARALGYSGSPETLDSAVSPRGYRLLAKVPRLPGTIIERLVEHFGGLQKLLAASVDDLQAVDGVGEARARSVREGLSRLAESSILERYV
- a CDS encoding VOC family protein, yielding MIKGLAISTVWVLDQDRAKEFYTEKLGLEVRNDMTMGEGGMRWLTVGAKDQPDVELTLMVPGVPVMDPESAEAIKRLVAKGILGAGVLTTDDIHGDYARLKEKGVEFLQEPQERPYGTEAIFRDDSGNWFSFTQRREGGLDLDKDWAC
- the cseC gene encoding two-component system sensor histidine kinase CseC; this encodes MKRLALRTGVRWKISVAIAGVGALIAVALSLVVHNSARVSMLDSARDLQMNRLLFAQRIYETTKPKTEPKFGTKLNDPALPRELRYLLEDGRQATYVQEHHSGAPDIWAAVPLGNGDVLSLHNRIADRSATIMKDLDRALIIGSVSVVFAGSALGVLIGGQLSRRLRKAAAAAGKVAQGNTEVRVRKAVGGVVRDETDELARAVDHLTDALNARIEAERRVTADIAHELRTPVTGLLTAAELLPPGRPTELVRDRAQAMRTLVEDVLEVARLDSASERAELQEIALGEFVGRRVSVLDPDAIVRVVHESWVNTDPRRLERILGNLLANAAKHGRTPVEVTIEGRVVRVRDHGPGFPEALLHEGPSRFRTGTSDRAGQGHGLGLTIAAGQARVLGARLTFRNANPEGANPEGAAAQGSGSGGAIAVLWLPEHAPTSTGSFPMPRLAD
- a CDS encoding A/G-specific adenine glycosylase, coding for MTATEMTSPATDVPAGTPADVPPDGPTAVSPDHSADLTERHHGLHAPVLAWFDQHARDLPWRRPEAGAWGVMVSEFMLQQTPVSRVLPVYEQWLARWPRPADLAAEAPGEAVRAWGRLGYPRRALRLHGAAVAITERHGGDVPRDHAQLLALPGIGEYTAAAVASFAYGQRHPVLDTNVRRVFARAATGIQYPPNATTAAERRLARTLLPDDESTAARWAAASMELGALVCTARNEDCGRCPVARQCAWRLAGKPAHDGPARRGQTYAGTDRQVRGKLLAVLREAVGPVHRAVLDRVWDEPVQRARALDGLVSDGLVEPLENDRFRLPLT
- a CDS encoding SigE family RNA polymerase sigma factor → MAHGEVLEFEEYVRTRQEALLRSARRLVPDPVEAQDLLQTALVRTYGRWEGIADKSLADAYLRRVMINTRTEWWRARKLEEVPTEQLPDASVDDATEQHADRALLMDVLKVLAPKQRSVVVLRHWEQMSTEETAAALGMSTGTVKSTLHRALARLRQELENREREGRGLESRRPVVPAQRGDRTYARREGRGRERCAA
- a CDS encoding phosphatase PAP2 family protein, with translation MESDLPSGLYRDITGYAHATPPWARQLAELWTEAGLLLFGALFVVAWWRARHGDARAMAVAVLAPLATAVAYVCSESLKSVVDEERPCRAVAGAVASLVPCPPVGDWSFPSNHATIAGAAAVALVLALPRPKPGPGAETGPGPGAETGPRPRLRPRAPLTGLVLGPLALLMAFSRVFVGVHYPHDVAVGLLLGAAVALAVVRGGTRPAALLAAAMRTSRSPVVLWLAGPGAVPEHMPGPRP